The proteins below come from a single Papaver somniferum cultivar HN1 chromosome 11, ASM357369v1, whole genome shotgun sequence genomic window:
- the LOC113322132 gene encoding replication factor C subunit 1-like — MGDIRKWFMKAHTKNDATNPAAKPSAADAPAVKPAAIIPQAEQPTNGGQESSGRKNTSRYFATKADKSKDEQQAEKTVAKRKPQESSKALDEDLKPPPVKKLHKAKEEKDGGSKPPPTKKLLKAKEEDDNEDDDDDFEPSPAKKLKSTPRKGVKKSVEIDEDDDEVGGTPRKPAGRGSGGRSSAAAPAGGRGRGRGGGGRGGFMNFGERKDPPHKGEKEVPEGAPNCLLGKTFVISGTLDSLEREEAEDLIKRHGGRVTGSVSKKTNYLLADEDIGGRKSEKAKELGTAFLTEDGLFDLIRKSKPTRAPPEELKNTFGKGATSQPKGSPLKVVKGNEVSPSVVKKTPRKGSAQGVSPAKRKTQVAGGSSLTWPEKYKPKTPNDILGNQTLVKQLHEWLSHWNDHFLHAKQQGKGKKQNDNGAKKAVLISGSPGIGKSTSAKLVSQMLGFQGIEVNASDSRGKADSKILKGIGGSMANSIKELVSNESLSVKMERSKHQKTVLIMDEVDGMSSGDRGGVADLIASIKISKIPIICICNDRHSQKLKSLLNYCLLLNYRKPTKLQMAKRLMQVATTEGIKVDNEMALEELADRVNGDMRMALNQLQYMSLSMSVIQYDDVRRRLLSSAKDEDISPFTAVDKLFDFNGGKLRMDERVDLCMSDADLVPLLIQENYLNFRPSAVGKDENGIKRMNMIARAAESIGSGDIVNVQIRRYQQWQLFQTSSLVSSIIPAALLHGRRETFEQGERNFNRFGGWLGKNSTMGKNMRLLEDVHLHLLASRESISHRETLRVDYFPLIRIHLTDPLRSLDKDEAVQKVVEFMDAYSISQEDYDSIMELSQFKKHPNPLEGILPAVKAALTKAYKQGSSSRVIRSADLITLPGFKKAPKKRIAAMLEPVDSGGLTEENGDTLAESEEENASDTEDTDGPDNGEKKLQLDLQSNSKKGIQVQLDLKKTGKSSAKKAPASKSKAASGSASAKKGSRNAGGSAAAASASKRKR; from the exons ATg GGGGATATTAGGAAATGGTTCATGAAAGCGCATACCAAGAATGATGCAACAAACCCTGCTGCCAAACCCTCTGCTGCAGATGCACCTGCTGTTAAACCGGCTGCCATTATCCCACAGGCAGAACAACCT ACGAATGGAGGGCAAGAGAGCTCAGGGAGGAAGAACACTAGTAGATACTTTGCTACTAAGGCAGATAAGTCTAAAGATGAACAGCAGGCTGAGAAAACAGTAGCTAAAAGAAAACCCCAAGAAAGTTCTAAGGCATTAGACGAAGATTTAAAGCCTCCACCTGTGAAGAAGCTTCACAAGgctaaagaagaaaaagatggtGGTTCTAAACCTCCACCCACGAAGAAGCTTCTCAaggctaaagaagaagatgataatgaagatgatgatgatgactttGAGCCTAGTCCTGCCAAAAAATTGAAGAGTACCCCTCGTAAAGGAGTAAAGAAATCTGTTGAAATAGATGAGGACGATGATGAAGTGGGTGGTACTCCTCGCAAACCAGCTGGAAGAGGTAGTGGTGGAAGAAGTTCAGCAGCAGCCCCTGCTGGTGGAAGAGGGAGAGGGAGAGGTGGTGGTGGAAGAGGCGGGTTCATGAATTTTGGTGAAAGGAAAGACCCTCCCCACAAAGGAGAAAAG GAAGTCCCAGAGGGTGCGCCTAATTGTTTACTTGGTAAAACTTTTGTTATTAGCGGCACCCTTGACAG TTTGGAACGGGAGGAAGCAGAAGACTTGATTAAGCGCCATGGAGGTCGAGTTACTGGGTCTGTCAGTAAAAAAACG AATTATCTTCTTGCTGATGAAGATATTGGGGGACGAAAATCAGAAAAAGCTAAAGAACTGGG CACTGCATTTTTAACCGAAGATGGGTTGTTCGACCTCATTCGCAAATCAAAACCCACGAGAGCACCCCCAGAAGAATTAAAAAACACTTTTGGCAAGGGTGCTACCTCGCAACCAAAAGGAAGTCCTCTGAAAGTAGTAAAAG GTAACGAAGTCTCGCCCTCTGTTGTAAAGAAAACCCCCCGAAAAGGTTCGGCTCAAGGCGTTTCTCCTGCTAAACGTAAAACCCAAGTTGCGGGTGGTTCCTCATTAACATGGCCAGAAAAATACAAACCGAAGACTCCCAATGATATCTTGGGCAACCAGACACTT GTTAAGCAGCTTCACGAGTGGTTGTCCCATTGGAATGATCACTTTCTACATGCTAAGCAGCAGGGAAAGGGAAAAAAACAGAATGACAATGGAGCTAAAAAAGCTGTTTTGATAAGTGGATCACCTGGCATTGGAAAGAGTACATCGGCAAAACTGGTTAGCCAGATGCTTGGCTTCCAGGGCATAGAG GTCAATGCTAGTGACAGCCGGGGAAAAGCTGACTCGAAAATTCTTAAAGGAATTGGTGGAAGCATGGCAAACTCTATAAAAGAACTTGTCAGCAATGAATCTTTGAGTGTTAAGATGGAACG GTCAAAACATCAAAAGACTGTCTTGATTATGGATGAAGTTGATGGCATGTCCTCCGGAGATAGGGGTGGGGTGGCTGACCTTATTGCCAGCATCAAAATTTCCAAAATCCCGATCATCTGTATTTGCAATGACCGTCATAGTCAGAAACTGAAAAGTCTTCTCAACTACTGTTTGCTTCTCAACTACAGGAAACCGACAAAACTGCAG ATGGCAAAGAGGTTAATGCAAGTTGCAACTACAGAAGGCATCAAGGTTGATAATGAG ATGGCTCTTGAGGAACTTGCAGATAGAGTTAATGGAGATATGCGTATGGCACTTAATCAGTTGCAGTACATGAGCCTCTCAATGTCTGTTAtccaatatgatgatgtgcggcGACGCCTTCTTAGTAGTGCGAAGGATGAGGATATTTCACCGTTTACTGCTGTTGACAA GCTGTTTGATTTTAATGGTGGAAAATTGAGAATGGATGAGAGGGTTGACTTGTGCATGAGCGACGCTGACCTTGTTCCTCTTTTAATACAG GAAAACTACCTTAATTTTCGACCAAGTGCTGTTGGTAAGGATGAGAATGGAATTAAGAGAATGAACATGATTGCGCGTGCGGCAGAATCTATTGGAAGTGGAGACATTGTTAATGTACAGATTCGGAGATACCAACAGTGGCAGCTCTTTCAAACTAGTTCCCTTGTGTCAAGTATAATACC TGCTGCTTTGCTGCATGGGCGAAGGGAGACCTTTGAACAG GGGGAGCGCAATTTCAATAGATTTGGAGGGTGGCTGGGGAAAAACTCGACAATGGGAAAGAATATGAGGCTTTTGGAGGATGtgcatcttcatcttcttgcttctcGAGAATCCATTTCACACAG GGAAACCTTACGAGTAGATTACTTCCCTCTTATTCGGATACACTTAACTGATCCTCTTAGATCGCTGGATAAG GATGAAGCAGTTCAGAAGGTTGTGGAATTCATGGATGCTTACTCAATAAGTCAGGAGGACTATGACTCAATCATGGAGTTATCACAATTCAAG AAGCACCCAAATCCACTCGAGGGAATACTGCCAGCTGTTAAAGCTGCACTGACAAAGGCATATAAGCAAGGAAGCAGCTCGCGTGTTATACGATCAGCCGATTTAATTACGCTTCCAGGATTTAAGAAGGCTCCAAAGAAACGTATTGCAGCGATGTTGGAGCCAGTTGATAGTGGTGGTCTGACAGAAGAGAATGGTGACACACTAGcagaaagtgaagaagaaaatgcttCAGATACTGAAGACACAG ATGGACCTGATAATGGTGAGAAAAAGCTGCAGCTGGATCTCCAAAGTAATAGCAAGAAAG GAATCCAAGTACAGCTTGATTTGAAGAAGACTGGCAAGTCAAGTGCAAAGAAAGCTCCTGCTAGCAAATCAAAAGCAGCATCTGGTTCTGCATCTGCAAAGAAAGGTAGTCGTAATGCTGGTGGTAGTGCTGCAGCTGCTTCTGCGTCCAAGAGAAAGAGATGA